A portion of the Pseudarthrobacter sp. L1SW genome contains these proteins:
- a CDS encoding APC family permease has product MAEPSKSIDSSGMDEFGYTQTLDRSIGKFASFAAGVSYISILTGVFQLFYFGFSMAGPAYAWSWPLVFAGQLMVALCFAELAGRYPVAGSVYNWAKRLSSGTWSWLAGWLLLISSIVALGAVALALQLTLPQLWSGFQFVGDGTGTYDFALNGVLLASIMIGISTMINAFGVKLMTRINSIGVFVELIAAVLLILALGWHVVRGPEVFFGTAGFGEGHDLGFFGVFLIGAMASGYVMYGFDTASSLGEETKDPKRTAPKAILRAITASFVLGGLILLFGILAAPDLADPKLGAADGGLQYLVLSVLGGPFGKAFLACIVVAVVVCTLAVHAAAIRMMFAMARDNNLPFSRQLGKVCPVRRTPTAAAIVIGVMAVIPLLVNVMQPAIFTIMSSISIVLIYLSYLLVTVPLLRNRLLKKWPLADDGSEPGFSLGKWGLPVNILAVLWGAAMTLNLVWPRQEIYNSVPPFEWYLQWGGVIFVAAVSGGGALLYRLKIRHQTGVLAEHAAAVAAHPSSGPARLAASAEDPLLEAKIPSAP; this is encoded by the coding sequence ATGGCGGAACCCAGCAAGAGTATTGATTCAAGCGGCATGGACGAGTTTGGTTACACGCAGACCCTGGACCGGAGCATCGGCAAGTTTGCCAGCTTTGCGGCGGGCGTCAGCTACATCTCCATCCTCACCGGTGTTTTTCAACTGTTCTACTTTGGTTTTTCCATGGCCGGCCCTGCATACGCGTGGTCCTGGCCCCTCGTTTTCGCCGGCCAGCTGATGGTGGCGTTGTGTTTTGCTGAACTGGCGGGCCGCTACCCGGTGGCCGGATCGGTCTACAACTGGGCCAAGCGGCTCTCGTCCGGGACGTGGTCCTGGTTGGCGGGGTGGCTGCTGCTCATCTCGTCCATCGTGGCGCTTGGCGCCGTGGCCCTGGCGCTGCAGCTCACCCTGCCGCAGCTCTGGTCCGGATTCCAGTTCGTCGGCGACGGGACGGGCACGTACGACTTCGCCCTGAACGGCGTGCTGCTGGCGAGCATCATGATCGGCATTTCCACCATGATCAACGCCTTCGGCGTGAAGCTGATGACCAGGATCAACAGCATCGGCGTCTTTGTGGAGCTGATCGCTGCCGTGCTGCTGATCCTCGCCCTCGGCTGGCACGTGGTGCGGGGGCCGGAGGTCTTCTTTGGCACCGCCGGCTTCGGGGAAGGCCACGATTTGGGCTTCTTCGGTGTTTTCCTGATCGGTGCCATGGCCTCCGGCTACGTGATGTACGGCTTCGACACCGCCAGCTCCCTGGGCGAGGAAACCAAGGACCCCAAACGCACGGCACCCAAGGCCATCCTGCGCGCCATCACGGCATCCTTCGTGCTGGGCGGGCTGATCCTGCTCTTTGGCATCCTCGCCGCTCCGGACCTGGCCGACCCCAAGCTCGGGGCGGCCGACGGCGGGCTGCAGTACCTGGTGCTCTCCGTCCTCGGAGGCCCCTTCGGCAAGGCCTTCCTCGCCTGCATCGTGGTGGCCGTGGTGGTCTGTACCCTGGCAGTACACGCTGCCGCCATCCGCATGATGTTCGCCATGGCGCGGGACAACAACCTCCCCTTCAGCCGGCAGCTCGGCAAGGTGTGCCCGGTCCGCAGGACCCCCACCGCGGCGGCCATCGTGATCGGCGTTATGGCCGTCATCCCGTTGCTGGTCAACGTGATGCAGCCGGCAATCTTCACCATCATGTCCAGCATCAGCATCGTCCTGATTTACCTGTCCTACCTCCTGGTCACCGTTCCGCTGCTGCGCAACCGGCTCCTGAAGAAGTGGCCGCTCGCCGACGACGGCTCCGAGCCGGGCTTCAGCCTGGGCAAGTGGGGGCTCCCCGTGAACATCCTCGCGGTCCTGTGGGGCGCCGCCATGACCCTGAACCTGGTGTGGCCGCGCCAGGAGATCTACAACTCGGTGCCACCGTTCGAGTGGTACCTGCAGTGGGGCGGGGTGATCTTCGTGGCTGCTGTTTCCGGCGGCGGGGCCCTGCTGTACCGGCTGAAGATCCGGCACCAGACCGGCGTCCTGGCCGAGCACGCGGCGGCGGTTGCGGCGCATCCGTCGTCGGGCCCGGCACGTCTGGCCGCTTCGGCTGAGGATCCGCTGCTGGAGGCAAAGATTCCCTCGGCACCTTAA
- a CDS encoding LLM class flavin-dependent oxidoreductase, with amino-acid sequence MPLPTRPLRKLGFLTIGLFDPTDPAAGHESTLRIIELGERLGFDSAWLRHRHLQFGISSPVAVMAAASQRTSRIELGTAVTPLGWENPLRLAEDLATVDLLAGGRINPGVSVGEPMHYDTVKHELYPDSAELEDFSYGRVERFARLVAGERVREFSGKQGVVEEFSNRVEPHSAGLRGRLWYGAGSTKSAVWAGANGFNLLSSSVIFPGKDQEPDFARVQQAQIRAFREAAATSVHSHAPARVSQGLVVIPTDSASAGQREKYQRYVEERTPRTTAPQGPRGMMFARDLIGSSEEIAEQLYAHAGFQEVDEVAFALPFSFDHEDYVQILKDIAGKLGPALGWTPADDHQPSSQ; translated from the coding sequence ATGCCCCTCCCCACACGCCCTTTGCGCAAGCTTGGATTCCTCACTATCGGGCTGTTCGATCCGACGGACCCCGCAGCCGGTCACGAATCCACCTTGCGCATTATCGAATTGGGCGAGCGGCTGGGATTCGACAGCGCCTGGCTGCGCCACCGGCATCTGCAGTTTGGAATTTCCTCACCCGTTGCAGTGATGGCCGCCGCCAGCCAGCGCACCTCGCGCATCGAGCTTGGTACGGCCGTGACCCCGCTCGGGTGGGAAAACCCCCTGCGATTGGCTGAGGACCTGGCAACCGTGGACCTGCTTGCCGGAGGGCGCATCAATCCTGGAGTCAGTGTGGGCGAGCCGATGCACTACGACACCGTGAAGCATGAGCTGTATCCGGATTCCGCGGAGTTGGAGGACTTCAGTTACGGCCGGGTGGAACGGTTTGCCCGCCTGGTTGCAGGGGAGCGTGTACGCGAATTTTCCGGCAAGCAAGGGGTGGTGGAGGAGTTCTCGAATCGCGTGGAGCCACATTCCGCCGGGTTGCGTGGGCGCCTTTGGTACGGCGCCGGCAGTACGAAATCAGCGGTCTGGGCCGGGGCCAACGGGTTCAATCTGCTGTCCAGCAGCGTGATCTTCCCTGGCAAGGACCAGGAACCGGACTTCGCCCGTGTCCAGCAGGCACAGATTCGTGCTTTCCGTGAAGCCGCCGCCACATCAGTACACTCGCATGCTCCGGCGCGGGTTTCGCAGGGCCTGGTGGTGATCCCCACCGATTCGGCGTCAGCAGGCCAGCGGGAGAAGTACCAGCGCTACGTCGAGGAACGCACGCCGCGCACCACGGCGCCACAGGGGCCGCGTGGCATGATGTTCGCCCGCGACCTCATCGGCAGCAGCGAGGAGATCGCGGAGCAGCTGTACGCACACGCAGGATTCCAGGAGGTGGATGAAGTGGCGTTCGCACTGCCCTTCAGCTTCGACCACGAGGACTACGTCCAGATCCTCAAGGACATTGCAGGCAAACTTGGCCCCGCCCTGGGCTGGACTCCGGCGGACGACCACCAGCCGTCCTCACAGTAA
- a CDS encoding NtaA/DmoA family FMN-dependent monooxygenase (This protein belongs to a clade of FMN-dependent monooxygenases, within a broader family of flavin-dependent oxidoreductases, the luciferase-like monooxygenase (LMM) family, some of whose members use coenzyme F420 rather than FMN.), producing the protein MTQHSRAKNDVFTPSGKIQFGVFFQGVNSGTIWKAPESGSQTDFESFRRVAQTAERGLFAAFFLGEGLRLREHLGRPHALDVVGRPDAQTMLAALASVTRNIGLVATQNTTYNDPADLAHRLASLDLISGGRAAWNIVTTDNAWTGANFRRGGYLDHADRYKHAEAFVETAKRIWDSWESPAGPARRVLHEGQHYTVDVTPRLPRSAQYRPVLFQAGDSPEGRNFAARQADVIFSAHPKFGDAVEFRKDLVERSLAAGRGANAVQIMPASEFILAPTTAEALEKKAWVRSLQIGPQQAIAYLEQFWGRELSGYDPDGPLPEIDPVVEETSETRGSGFHGAKARQLADQWRAEAKDKGLSIRQFVTSRTARVDATFTGSYTAVADHLAEYARVGAVDGFNISPWLIPTGLDDIVNHLVPELQERGVYPTGYAGSTLRENLGLETPVRSADETAEAVRT; encoded by the coding sequence ATGACACAGCACAGCCGTGCTAAAAACGACGTTTTCACGCCGTCGGGCAAGATCCAGTTTGGTGTTTTCTTCCAGGGGGTGAACTCGGGCACCATCTGGAAGGCCCCGGAATCCGGCTCGCAGACCGATTTTGAGTCCTTCCGCCGCGTAGCCCAGACCGCCGAGCGCGGACTGTTCGCCGCGTTCTTCCTGGGCGAGGGGCTGCGCCTGCGTGAACACCTGGGCCGCCCGCACGCGCTGGATGTGGTGGGCCGGCCGGACGCGCAGACCATGCTCGCGGCGCTGGCGTCGGTGACCAGGAACATCGGGCTGGTGGCCACCCAGAACACCACGTACAACGACCCCGCGGACCTGGCGCACCGGCTCGCCTCGCTGGACCTGATCTCCGGCGGACGTGCTGCGTGGAACATCGTGACCACGGACAACGCCTGGACCGGCGCCAACTTCCGCCGCGGCGGCTACCTGGACCATGCCGACCGGTACAAGCACGCCGAAGCGTTCGTGGAAACGGCCAAGCGGATCTGGGACTCGTGGGAATCTCCTGCCGGTCCGGCGCGCCGCGTGCTCCACGAGGGCCAGCATTACACGGTGGACGTGACGCCGCGCCTGCCGCGCAGCGCCCAGTACCGGCCCGTGCTGTTCCAGGCCGGCGACTCCCCGGAAGGACGCAACTTTGCCGCCCGCCAGGCGGACGTCATCTTCTCGGCGCACCCGAAGTTCGGCGACGCCGTGGAGTTCCGCAAGGACCTGGTTGAGCGCTCGCTGGCCGCGGGCCGCGGCGCCAATGCCGTGCAGATCATGCCGGCCAGTGAGTTCATCCTCGCGCCCACCACTGCGGAAGCCCTGGAGAAGAAGGCGTGGGTCCGCAGCCTGCAGATCGGGCCGCAGCAGGCGATTGCGTATCTGGAGCAGTTCTGGGGCCGGGAGCTGTCCGGGTACGATCCGGACGGGCCGCTGCCGGAGATCGATCCGGTGGTGGAGGAGACCTCCGAGACCCGTGGCAGTGGTTTCCACGGTGCCAAGGCGCGGCAGCTTGCGGACCAGTGGCGGGCGGAGGCCAAGGACAAGGGCCTCTCCATCCGGCAGTTCGTCACGTCCCGCACGGCACGGGTGGATGCGACCTTCACCGGGTCCTACACCGCGGTGGCGGACCACTTGGCGGAGTACGCGAGGGTGGGTGCAGTGGACGGGTTCAACATTTCGCCGTGGCTGATCCCCACCGGCCTGGACGACATCGTGAACCACCTGGTGCCTGAGCTGCAGGAACGCGGCGTGTACCCCACCGGATATGCGGGCAGCACGTTGCGTGAGAACCTTGGGCTGGAGACGCCGGTGCGTTCTGCTGATGAAACTGCCGAGGCGGTAAGGACATGA
- a CDS encoding LLM class flavin-dependent oxidoreductase, whose protein sequence is MSISSGFLALELDGAGWLGADITRAVLAAESAGFHAATFTDAPVPGRANALQRAAFAGPVTRSIALVPEVDTVYTEPFHVSTQLASLDYVFGGRAGWIATAAESPEAAAAVGRSSVSGPALAQEAAASIEVSRRLWDSWEDDAVIRDVATGRYIDVDKLHYIDFDTTAGLEAPAGLAGPGYSVKGPSIIPRPLQGQLPVLAAASLVGEGLVGADAVDAVLVSAPTAQLLAAEVRDVRARLGGSVAVIAELDVVLDSRGQAAAERSAGLDRAGVDGGRAEYAGSAAGLADFLEGLLKEADGVRLHPASLFIDVEELGRLVLPELRRRGALRPPVQDGTFRDLLGLERPASRYATATAGKVRGTP, encoded by the coding sequence GTGAGTATCTCCTCGGGCTTCCTTGCCCTCGAGCTCGACGGCGCCGGCTGGCTCGGCGCGGACATCACCCGGGCGGTGCTTGCCGCCGAGTCGGCGGGGTTCCACGCCGCCACGTTCACCGACGCACCGGTTCCGGGCCGGGCAAATGCGCTGCAGCGCGCTGCCTTCGCCGGGCCAGTGACACGCAGCATCGCCCTGGTGCCGGAAGTGGACACCGTCTACACCGAGCCGTTCCACGTCTCCACCCAGCTGGCCAGCCTGGACTATGTGTTCGGCGGACGGGCGGGGTGGATCGCCACCGCAGCGGAATCACCCGAGGCGGCTGCCGCCGTCGGACGTTCTTCCGTTTCCGGTCCTGCTTTGGCGCAGGAAGCCGCCGCGTCCATCGAGGTTTCCCGCCGGCTGTGGGACTCGTGGGAGGACGACGCCGTGATCCGCGATGTGGCCACGGGCCGGTACATCGACGTGGACAAACTGCACTACATCGACTTTGATACGACGGCCGGCCTTGAGGCACCCGCCGGTCTTGCCGGGCCTGGGTATTCCGTGAAGGGCCCATCCATCATTCCGAGGCCGCTGCAGGGCCAGCTGCCTGTGCTTGCCGCGGCGTCCCTGGTGGGGGAGGGGCTGGTTGGGGCGGACGCTGTGGATGCGGTGCTGGTCTCTGCCCCGACGGCTCAGCTGCTCGCCGCGGAGGTGCGCGATGTGCGAGCCCGGCTTGGTGGTTCCGTGGCAGTGATTGCCGAGCTCGACGTCGTCCTGGACTCCCGCGGGCAGGCTGCGGCCGAGCGTTCGGCCGGGTTGGACCGTGCCGGGGTCGACGGCGGGCGGGCGGAGTACGCCGGTTCTGCAGCCGGTCTCGCGGACTTCCTGGAGGGCCTCCTTAAGGAGGCAGACGGCGTGCGCCTCCACCCGGCGTCGCTCTTTATTGACGTGGAGGAACTGGGGCGGCTGGTGCTGCCGGAGCTTCGACGCCGCGGCGCGCTCCGGCCGCCTGTGCAGGACGGCACCTTCCGCGACCTGCTTGGCCTGGAGCGCCCGGCAAGCCGCTACGCAACCGCCACCGCCGGAAAAGTAAGGGGAACACCATGA
- a CDS encoding DUF1684 domain-containing protein yields MSTSTETALESFDADWEQWHAAHEQQRAHPHGFLAVTHLHWLGSEAAWLEGAPGAWHVEADVVRVVLEPGESLQRDGQELNTAAGAALEFGPIEERGGITLVSGDSVIELAKRGGEYIVRPRNPENSLLREYQGTPAYSPDAAYAVRGTYVPFEAPRPTTVGAAVEGIQHVYEAPGEIRFKLAGQELVLTAFNGHASGSLSVLFTDQTSGKTTYAANRSLTVVPAADGSVELDFNRAVNLPCAYTDLATCPLPPAENRLAVAIEAGEKIPYERQDQQ; encoded by the coding sequence ATGAGCACGTCCACTGAAACCGCCCTTGAATCCTTCGACGCCGATTGGGAGCAATGGCACGCGGCGCACGAGCAGCAGCGGGCGCACCCTCACGGTTTCCTGGCGGTGACCCACCTGCACTGGCTGGGCAGCGAGGCCGCCTGGCTGGAAGGTGCCCCGGGCGCCTGGCATGTGGAGGCCGACGTCGTCCGCGTCGTTTTGGAGCCGGGCGAAAGTCTCCAACGGGACGGGCAGGAGCTGAACACCGCCGCCGGGGCGGCGCTGGAATTCGGTCCCATCGAGGAGCGCGGCGGCATCACCCTGGTGTCCGGCGATTCTGTCATTGAGCTGGCCAAACGCGGCGGCGAGTACATTGTGCGGCCGCGGAACCCGGAGAACAGCTTGCTGCGCGAATACCAGGGCACGCCCGCGTATTCGCCGGACGCAGCCTACGCCGTCCGCGGTACGTACGTGCCGTTCGAGGCGCCGCGGCCCACTACGGTGGGTGCCGCCGTCGAAGGCATCCAGCACGTGTACGAGGCACCGGGTGAGATCCGCTTCAAGCTGGCCGGCCAGGAGCTCGTGCTGACCGCGTTCAACGGCCACGCGTCGGGCTCGCTGTCCGTGCTGTTCACGGACCAGACCTCCGGCAAAACCACCTATGCGGCCAACCGCTCGCTGACCGTGGTGCCGGCTGCGGACGGGTCCGTGGAGCTGGACTTCAACCGGGCCGTGAACCTGCCATGCGCCTACACGGACCTCGCCACCTGCCCCCTTCCGCCGGCCGAAAACAGGCTGGCGGTGGCCATCGAAGCCGGCGAAAAGATTCCCTACGAACGTCAGGACCAGCAGTGA
- a CDS encoding transporter substrate-binding domain-containing protein, whose amino-acid sequence MALPTGITGLTRRPRRGRPFAVLPAVVLLGTAFFTTAALAGCADPGATAAGTSTGGAETTAARNGVVYNTSPDQQRIRTEEDAALAAKVPELIGRDGKLTVATTAGSIPLSFHATDDKTPIGSELDIAQLVADKLGLELDVQVTSWENWPLKTQSGDFEAVFSNVGVNRDRVKLFDFASYRAAFMGFEARKSATYDIKGADDISGLKVSVGSGTNQEKILLAWNKELEAKGKAPATLQYYSSDADTILALSSGRTDLNIAPYPSTVYRENTRDDLKVVGKVNAGWPSETLVAATSLRGNGLSPVITEALNSAIDDGSYAKVLERWGLSEEALPEAKTITQETFGAAK is encoded by the coding sequence ATGGCACTTCCCACCGGCATTACCGGCCTTACCCGCCGACCACGCCGCGGCCGCCCGTTCGCGGTGCTGCCCGCCGTCGTACTCCTCGGCACTGCTTTCTTTACTACAGCCGCGCTCGCAGGCTGCGCTGATCCCGGCGCAACCGCCGCGGGCACCTCCACCGGAGGGGCGGAGACGACGGCGGCACGCAACGGCGTCGTCTACAACACCTCGCCGGACCAGCAGCGCATCCGCACGGAGGAGGATGCGGCGCTCGCCGCCAAGGTTCCCGAGCTGATCGGCAGGGACGGCAAGCTGACCGTGGCCACCACGGCGGGGTCCATCCCGCTGTCCTTCCACGCCACGGATGACAAGACGCCCATTGGTTCCGAGCTGGACATCGCGCAGCTGGTGGCGGACAAACTGGGCCTGGAGCTGGACGTGCAGGTGACCTCGTGGGAGAACTGGCCGCTGAAGACCCAGTCCGGCGACTTCGAAGCCGTGTTCTCCAACGTGGGCGTCAACAGGGACCGGGTGAAGCTGTTCGACTTCGCCAGCTACCGGGCGGCGTTCATGGGATTCGAGGCCAGGAAGTCAGCCACCTATGACATCAAGGGGGCAGACGACATCTCCGGCCTGAAGGTGTCCGTGGGGTCCGGCACCAACCAGGAAAAGATCCTGCTCGCATGGAACAAGGAGCTCGAAGCGAAGGGCAAGGCGCCGGCCACCCTCCAGTACTACTCCTCCGACGCCGACACCATCCTGGCCCTGTCCTCCGGCCGCACGGACCTGAACATCGCGCCCTACCCGTCCACTGTGTACCGCGAAAACACCCGCGACGACCTGAAAGTGGTGGGCAAGGTCAACGCCGGCTGGCCGTCCGAAACACTGGTGGCCGCCACGTCGCTGCGGGGCAACGGCCTGTCTCCCGTGATCACCGAAGCACTGAACTCCGCGATCGACGACGGTTCCTACGCCAAGGTGCTGGAGCGCTGGGGCCTGTCCGAGGAAGCGCTGCCGGAAGCCAAGACCATCACCCAGGAAACGTTTGGAGCTGCGAAATGA
- a CDS encoding amino acid ABC transporter ATP-binding protein, with product MSTTTATATAPTTRGLVEITKVRKSFGATEVLKGVSLTVEPGGVAVIVGPSGSGKSTLLRTINHLEKVDGGFISIDGSLVGYEVRGQRLHELREKEILRQRTEIGMVFQSFNLFPHLTALENVAEAPVVAQGKSREEARRRGLELLDRVGLKDRAGAYPRQLSGGQQQRVAIARALALNPKILLFDEPTSALDPELVNEVLDVIRELAKSGTTLIIVTHEMGFARDVADTVVFMDQGQIVEQGSPEQIFTNPQEPRTRSFFSKVLEPAFNI from the coding sequence ATGAGCACCACCACTGCAACTGCCACCGCCCCGACCACCCGCGGCCTGGTGGAGATCACCAAAGTCCGCAAGTCCTTCGGCGCCACGGAGGTCCTCAAGGGGGTGAGCCTCACGGTCGAGCCGGGCGGGGTGGCCGTCATCGTGGGCCCCTCCGGTTCCGGGAAGTCCACACTGCTGCGCACCATCAACCACCTGGAAAAGGTGGACGGGGGCTTCATTTCCATTGACGGCAGCCTGGTGGGCTATGAGGTCCGGGGCCAGCGGCTGCACGAACTGCGCGAGAAGGAGATCCTCAGGCAGCGCACCGAAATCGGCATGGTGTTCCAGAGCTTCAACCTGTTCCCGCACCTGACCGCTCTGGAAAACGTGGCCGAAGCGCCCGTCGTCGCCCAGGGAAAGTCCAGGGAGGAAGCCCGGCGCCGCGGCCTGGAACTGCTGGACCGGGTGGGCCTGAAGGACCGTGCCGGCGCCTACCCGCGCCAGCTCTCCGGCGGCCAGCAGCAGCGGGTTGCCATCGCCCGCGCCCTGGCCCTAAACCCCAAGATCCTGCTGTTCGACGAGCCCACCTCGGCCCTGGACCCCGAGCTGGTCAACGAGGTGCTGGACGTCATCCGCGAACTCGCGAAATCCGGCACCACGCTGATCATCGTCACCCACGAGATGGGCTTCGCCCGCGACGTGGCGGACACCGTGGTGTTTATGGACCAGGGGCAGATTGTGGAACAGGGCAGCCCGGAACAGATTTTCACCAATCCGCAGGAACCGCGCACCCGGAGCTTCTTCTCCAAGGTGCTCGAACCGGCCTTCAACATCTAA
- a CDS encoding amino acid ABC transporter permease — MGSAAATAAQSTTSAQQAASASLPPEGVPARVAADYSAYRVVAAKHTWRWVGTGVVALGVLAVAWSLATNPRWEWGVVAQWFTAQSVITGLLETLKLTAISGILGFVLGFILALMRLSASPLLVSVSWTFSWIFRSTPLLVQLLLWYNLGYLYEKISLGVPFTDVRFFEVQTTTLISQFAAAVLGLTLNQAAYSAEIIRGGILSVDQGQLEAAAALGIPAWRRSTRIVLPQAMRAILPTAFNEIIGLVKGTSIVYVLAYSELFYTVQVIYNRTQQVLPLLLVATLWYVAITSVLSVFQYYIERHYAKGAVRNLPLTPLQKARKFFATHAVASTSRNAR, encoded by the coding sequence GTGGGTTCAGCAGCAGCTACGGCGGCGCAGTCAACAACGTCAGCACAGCAGGCTGCCAGCGCCAGCCTGCCTCCCGAAGGGGTGCCGGCCCGGGTGGCCGCGGATTACTCCGCCTACCGGGTGGTGGCCGCGAAGCATACCTGGCGCTGGGTGGGCACCGGTGTGGTGGCCCTGGGCGTGCTTGCGGTGGCGTGGTCCCTGGCCACCAACCCGCGGTGGGAGTGGGGCGTGGTGGCGCAGTGGTTCACCGCCCAGTCCGTCATCACCGGGTTGCTGGAAACCCTGAAGCTGACCGCGATCTCGGGAATCCTGGGCTTTGTGCTGGGCTTCATCCTGGCGCTGATGCGGCTGTCCGCCTCGCCTTTGCTGGTCTCGGTGTCCTGGACGTTCTCCTGGATTTTCCGGTCCACACCGCTGCTGGTCCAGCTGCTGCTTTGGTACAACCTGGGCTACCTGTACGAAAAAATCAGCTTAGGTGTCCCGTTCACGGACGTCCGGTTCTTCGAGGTGCAGACCACCACACTGATCAGCCAGTTTGCGGCAGCAGTGCTGGGCCTGACCCTGAACCAGGCAGCCTACTCCGCGGAGATCATCCGCGGCGGCATCCTCTCCGTGGACCAGGGCCAGCTTGAAGCCGCGGCAGCACTGGGCATCCCGGCCTGGCGCCGCTCCACCCGGATTGTCCTGCCGCAGGCGATGCGGGCCATCCTGCCCACAGCTTTCAACGAGATCATCGGCCTGGTGAAGGGCACGTCCATTGTGTACGTCCTTGCCTACTCCGAGCTGTTCTACACGGTGCAGGTCATCTACAACCGCACCCAGCAGGTCCTGCCGCTGCTGCTGGTGGCCACCCTTTGGTACGTAGCCATCACGTCCGTGCTCAGCGTCTTCCAGTACTACATCGAACGGCACTACGCCAAGGGTGCGGTGCGGAACCTCCCGCTGACGCCCCTGCAGAAGGCCCGCAAATTCTTCGCCACCCACGCTGTGGCCAGCACCTCAAGGAACGCCCGATGA